One stretch of Sander vitreus isolate 19-12246 chromosome 16, sanVit1, whole genome shotgun sequence DNA includes these proteins:
- the gnaz gene encoding guanine nucleotide-binding protein G(z) subunit alpha, with product MGCRQSSEEKEAARRSRRIDRHLRSESQRQRREIKLLLLGTSNSGKSTIVKQMKIIHSGGFNLDACKEYKPLILYNAIDSLTRIIRALTTLKIDFHNPDRAYDAVQLFALTGPAESKGEITLELQGVMKRLWADSGVQECFQRSNEYHLEDNTAYYLNDLDRISALEFIPTVEDILRSRDMTTGIVENKFTFKELTFKMVDVGGQRSERKKWIHCFEGVTAIIFCVELSGYDLKLYEDNQMSRMAESLRLFDSICNNNWFTNTSLILFLNKKDLLAEKIKRIPLTVCFPDYKGQNTYEEAAVYVQRQFEDLNRNKETKEIYSHFTCATDTSNIQFVFDAVTDVIIQNNLKYIGLC from the exons ATGGGATGCCGTCAGAGCTCGGAGGAGAAGGAAGCGGCGCGGCGCTCGCGGCGAATCGACCGCCACTTGCGCTCAGAAAGTCAGCGGCAGCGGCGTGAGATCAAGCTACTGTTGCTGGGCACCAGCAACTCAGGCAAGAGCACCATTGTCAAGCAGATGAAGATCATCCACAGCGGAGGCTTCAACCTGGACGCCTGCAAGGAGTACAAGCCCCTCATCCTGTACAATGCCATCGACTCGCTCACCCGCATCATCCGCGCCCTCACCACCCTCAAGATTGACTTTCACAATCCTGATCGCGCCTACGATGCTGTGCAGCTCTTTGCCCTCACAGGGCCGGCTGAGAGCAAAGGGGAGATCACTCTGGAGTTGCAGGGGGTCATGAAACGTCTGTGGGCTGACTCAGGGGTCCAGGAGTGCTTTCAACGATCCAACGAATACCACTTAGAGGACAACACTGCCTACTACCTGAATGACCTGGACCGCATCTCTGCTCTTGAGTTCATCCCAACTGTAGAGGACATCCTACGGTCCCGTGACATGACCACAGGCATTGTGGAGAACAAGTTCACCTTCAAGGAGCTCACCTTCAAGATGGTAGACGTGGGTGGACAGCGTTCGGAGAGAAAGAAGTGGATCCACTGCTTCGAGGGCGTGACTGCAATCATTTTCTGCGTTGAGCTAAGTGGCTATGACCTCAAACTCTATGAGGACAACCAGATG AGCCGCATGGCCGAGAGCTTGCGCCTGTTCGACTCCATTTGCAACAACAACTGGTTCACCAACACGTCGCTCATCCTCTTCCTCAACAAGAAGGACCTGTTGGCTGAGAAGATCAAACGCATTCCGCTGACAGTGTGCTTCCCTGACTACAAAGGTCAGAACACCTATGAGGAGGCAGCTGTCTATGTGCAACGGCAGTTTGAGGACCTCAACCGCAACAAGGAGACCAAGGAGATCTATTCGCACTTCACCTGTGCCACTGACACCAGCAACATCCAGTTTGTGTTCGACGCTGTCACGGACGTGATCATCCAGAACAATCTCAAGTACATTGGGCTATGCTAG